In Lapillicoccus jejuensis, the DNA window GTCGTCTCGGCCGACCGGCCGGCCGCGCTGCGCGGCACCGGCGCCAACCAGACCACCGAGCAGGAGGGCCTGTACGGCGTCTTCGCCCCCTGCGCCGACCTCGCCGTCGACGCGGGCGAGCAGGAGGTCCGGGCCGCCGCGCTCGCGGCGACGCAGCGACCGGGCCCGAGCCAGCTCAACCTGCAGCTCGGCGAGCCGCTGCTGCCCGAGCCCGCCGGGGTCTGGTGGCCGGGCGGGGGCGCGCCCGACGAGGAGGCCCCGCGGCGGCGTCGTACGGACGCGGCGGAGCCGCTGCCGGTCGGCCCGCGGACGGTCGTCGTCGCCGGCGACGACGCCGGCCCGGGGCCGCGGGTGCTGGCCCAGGCCATGGGGTGGCCGCTGCTGGCCGAGCCGACGTCGGGCTCGCGCGCGGGGGCGAACGCGATCCGCACCTACCGGCTGCTGCTCGGCGGACCGCTGGGCGCCGAGGTGGAGCGGGTGCTCGTCACCGGTCACCCGACGCTGTCCCGGCCGGTCACCCGGCTGATCTCCCGCGCCGACCTCGAGGTGCTCGCGGTCCCCGGAGCCGGGGGCGTCGTGACCGACCCGGCGCGGGTCGCCCGGCACCTGCCGGGCCTGCCGGCCGTGCCCGAGGGCGTCGTCCCGGCGCCCGAGGACGCGGCCTGGCTCGCGCGCTGGCAGGCGGCCGACGCGGCGCTGTCGGCCCGGCTCGACGCCCTCGTCGACGGGCTGCCGGGGCTCGACCCGCTGCAGGTCGCGCGCGAGGTCGGCGCCGCCACCGGGCCGGGCTGCACGCTCGTCGTGGGGTCGTCCAACCCCGTGCGCGACCTCGACCTCGTGCTGGCGCCGTACCCGCCCGGTGAGCACCGCCTGGTCGTCGGCAACCGGGGTCTGGCCGGCATCGACGGGACGGTCTCCACCGCGCTGGGGGTCGCGCTCGGCCGCCCCGCGGCCCCCGACGGGCGCCGCCCGCGCAGCCTGGCGCTGCTCGGCGACGTGACGTTCCTGCACGACGCGAACGGGCTGGTGCTCGGGCCGGACGAGCCGCGTCCCGACCTCACCCTCGTCGTCGTCAACGACGACGGCGGCTCGATCTTCGCCGGTCTCGAGCAGGGGGCGCCCGGCTACGCGCGAGCCTTCGAGCGGGTGTTCGCGACGCCGCACCACGCCGACCTGCGGGCGCTGTGCGCGGCGAGCGGGACGCCGTACGGGCTCGTGACCGACGTCGCGGGGCTGCGCGCCGCCCTCGCCGACGACCGCCCGGGCCTGCGGGTCGTCGAGGCGCGGGTGGGACGGGCGGACCGGCGTGCCACCGCCGCCCGGATCGCGGCCCTGATGGAGGATTGAGCGATGACCTCCGCACCGACCGACGGCGCCCGCCCCGTCGACCCGGTCGACCCGCCGACCGGGTCGACCCCGGTCGTCGAGCAGGACGCGGAGCAGCAGCCGCAGACGTCGGTCGCCCGCGGCAGCCTGGCCATGGCGTCGGGGACGATCGTCTCGCGCGTCCTCGGGGTCCTGCGCCAGTCGCTCATCGTCTCGGCCGTCGGCGTCGCGCTGGCCGGTGAGGCGTTCACGGCGGCCAACACGCTGCCCAACGTCATCTACATGATCATCGCCGGCGGGGTGCTCAACTCCGTCCTCATCCCGCAGCTGGTCAAGGCGGCCAAGAACCCGGACGGCGGGCGGGAGTTCACCGACCGGATCCTCACCGTCGGGGGTACGGCGATCCTCGTCGTGACCATCGTCTGCACCGCGGGAGCCGCCCTGCTCATGCGGGTGATGACCGACTTCTCCGGGCGCACGCTCGAGCTGGCCGTCTTCTTCGCGTTCCTCACGCTGCCGCAGATCTTCTTCTACGGCGTCTACGCGCTGCTCGGACAGGTCCTCGGCGCGCGCGGGCGCTTCCTCGCCTTCGGCTGGTCACCGGCGATCGCCAACGTCGTGGCCATCGCCGGGCTCGTGTCGTTCCTCGTGCTCTTCCCGCGCCAGGTCGCGCCGGACCAGTGGACCCCGTCGATGGTCTGGTGGCTCGGTGGGACGGCGACCGCATCGATCGCGGTGCAGGGCATCGTGCTGCTCGTCCCCCTGTGGCGCAGCGGGTTCCGCTTCACGCCCCGCTGGGGGCTGCGCGGGGTCGGGCTCGACCAGGCGTCGAAGATCGCGCGCTGGGCCTTCGCCGCGCTCGCCGTGTCGCAGGTCGGGTTCGTCGTCGCGTCGAAGATCATGACGACGGCGTCCGACCAGCAGACCGCGGCGAACTTCATCCCGGGGGTGACGGTCTACTCGAACGCGCTGCTCGTCTTCCAGATGCCGCACTCGTTCGTCGCCCTGTCGTTCATCACCGCGATGTACCCGCGGATCGCGGCGGCCGCCCACCGCGGTGACCACCCGGCCCTGCGCCGCGACTACGTCGCCGGGCTGACCGTCCCGACCGCGCTCACCCTGCCGATGTCGGTGGTGCTGCTCGTCTTCTCGGTCCCGATCTGCCAGCTGCTCTTCCACGCGCACGTCGGCGCGTCGGCGCTCGTCCTCGCGACCATGGCCCTCGGCGTCGTGCCGTTCGGTGTCGACGTGCTCAACCAGCGCTACCTCTACGCGCACGACGACGGCCGGACCGCGTTCGCCGAGCAGTGCGTCCTCACCGGGTCGGCGACCCTCGTCAACCTCGCCGCGCTGCTGTTCGTGCCGGTGGAGTACGTCGTCCCGGTCATCGGCGGCGGCATCGTCGTGAGCAACGTCCTCTCCTCGCTCTTCGGGCTGTGGTTCATCCGGCGCCGGATCGGCCGGCTCGGCGGGATGCGCGTCGTGCGCGCCTGGCTGCGGATCGGCGTGGCCTCGGCCGTCGCGGGCGGGGTGGCCTGGCTGGTCGTCCTCGGCTGCCAGCGGTTCCTCGGTGACAGCCGGCTCGACGCCCTCGTCCCCCTCGTCGCGGGCGGCGCCGTCTTCGCGTTCTTCTACTTCACCGTCGCCGCGCTGCTCGGCATCAAGGAGGTCGGCGAGGTCGTCGACCCGATGGTCCGCACCGGCGCGCGGCTGGGCTCCTCGGTCCTGCGCCGGGTGCGCCGGACCGCGTAGCCCCCGCGAATCGGATTCGGTCCACTCGGCTCGGGTCGTGACCCGAGCCGAGCCGGCCGAACCCGATTCGCCGGACCTGGCTCGGTGAGACACGGGACACGGTTGACGCAGGGAGCGCCGTGCGCGAGGGTAAGCAAGCGCTTAGCAGCGCCCGCTCGACCCCCGACTCGACGAGGAGACCGAAGGATGCGCCGCTTCGACGGCAGGACCGCGATCGTCACCGGAGCCAGCCGCGGCATCGGGCTGGCGATCGCCCAGCGGCTCGTCGACGAGGGCGCCAAGGTCGTCGTCACCGCTCGCAAGCAGGAGGCCCTCGACGAGGCGGTCGCGGCCCTCGGTGGGCCGGAGCATGCGCTCGCCGTCGCCGGTCGCGCCGACGACGCCGACCACCAGGACGAGACGATCGCGAAGGCCGTCGAGACCTTCGGCAGCGCCGACCTGCTCGTCAACAACACCGGCATCAACCCGGCCTACGGCCCGCTCATGCAGCTCGACCTCGACGCCGCCCGCAAGATCGTCGAGGTCAACTGCATCGCCGCCCTGTCCTGGGTCCAGAAGCTGCACGCGGCCTGGCTCGGCGAGCACGGGGGCGCCGTCGTCAACGTCGCCTCGGTCGCCGGGCTCAAGCCGGCCCCGGGCATCGCGTTCTACGGCGCGAGCAAGGCGATGCTCGTCCACCTCACCGAGGAGCTCGCCGTCGAGCTGGGCCCGCGCACCCGCGTCAACGCCGTCGCCCCGGCGGTCGTCAAGACCCGCTTCGCCACCGCGCTCTTCGAGGGCCGCGAGGAGGAGGTCTCGGCCGCCTACCCGCTCAAGCGCCTCGGCGAGCCGGAGGACATCGGGTCGGTCGTCGCGTTCCTCCTCTCGGATGATGCTTCCTGGATCACCGGCCAGACCGTGACGATCGACGGCGGCGTCACCCTCACCGGCGGCGTGTGATGACCTCCGGTACGACGCCCCTGCCCCGCACCGCCGTCGTCACCGGCGCGGCCGGCGGCATCGGCGCGGCGATCGCCGCCCGGCTCGTCGCCGAGGGCGTCCGCGTCCTGCTCGCCGACCGCGACCGGGCGGTCGAGGAGACCGCCCGGGCGCTCGGTGGGAACGCGTCGTCGTACGTCGGCGACTGCGCCACCGAGACCGGGGTCGAGCTGCTGCTCTTCGAGGCCGACGAGGTCCTCGGCGAGGTCGACCTGTTCTGCGCCAACGCCGGCGTCGAGGGCGGCCGCGGCCTGGAGTCGTCGGAGGCCGACTGGGCCACCGCGCTCGAGGTCAACGTCCTGGCCCACGTGCGGGCCGCCCAGGCCCTCGTGCCGCGCTGGGTCGAGCGCGGCCACGGCCGCTTCGTCGTCACCGCGTCGGCGGCGGGCCTGCTGACCATGCTGGGGAGCGCGCCGTACAGCGTCACGAAGCACGGCGCCGTCGCCTTCGCCGAGTGGCTGCGAGCGACTTACGCGCACAAGGGGATCGTCGTCCAGGCGATCTGCCCGCAGGGCGTGCGGACCCGGATGCTCGACGACTCCGGCCCGCTGCGGGAGCTGCTGTCCCGCGACCGCGCGCTCGAGCCGTCCGAGGTCGCCGACCGGCTGTGGGAGGCCCTCCAGGACGACCGGTTCCTCGTCCTGCCGCACCCCGAGGTGGCGGACTACTACGTCGCCCGCGCCACCGACCCGGACCGCTGGCTGGCCGGGATGAACCGTCTGCAGCGCAAGCTCGAGGAGACCCGATGAGGGCCTGGCAGGTCGACCGGCTCGGCGAGCCGGAGGACGTCATGCAGTTCGTCGACGTCCCCGCGCCGACCCTCGCCGACGGGCAGCTGCGGGTGCGCGTGCGCGCCGCCGCGGCCAACTTCCCCGACGTGCTCATGTGCCGCGGGCTCTACCAGGTCAAGCCCGACCTGCCCTTCACGCCCGGCGTCGAGCTGTGCGGCGAGGTCCTCGAGGTGGGCCCCGGCGCGCAGGGTCGCGTCGGCGACCGGGTCATCGGCGGCTCCGTCCTGCCGCACGGCGCCTTCGCCGACGAGGCCGTCGTCGACGCCGCCGCCGTCCTGCCCGCCCCCGACGGGCTCGACGACGCGCAGGCCGGCAGCTTCTTCATCGGCTACCAGACCGGCTGGTTCGGCCTGCACCGCCGCGCGCACCTCCAGCCCGGCGAGACCCTGCTCGTCCACGCCGCCGCGGGCGGCGTCGGCAGCGCCGCAGTCCAGCTCGGCAAGGCCGCCGGCGCCCGCGTCATCGGCGTCGTCGGCGGTCCCGCCAAGGCCCAGGTCGCCCGCGACCTCGGCGCCGACGTCGTCGTCGACCGGCACGGCGAGGACTTCGTCGAGGTCGTCAAGCGCGAGACCGGCGGGCGCGGCGCCGACGTCGTCTACGACCCGGTCGGCGGCGAGACCTACGACCGCTCGACCAAGTGCATCGCCTTCGAGGGCCGCATCCTCGTCATCGGCTTCGCCGGCGGCACCATCCAGACCCCGCCGCTCGGGCACGCGCTGGTCAAGAACTACTCCGTCGTCGGCCTGCACTGGGGTCTCTACGCCAAGGTCATGCCGCAGCTCATCGGCGAGTGCCACGCCGCGCTGACCCGGATGGTCGACGAGGGCCGCATCGACCCGCTCGTGTCCGAGCGGCTCCCCCTCGACGCGGTCGGCGACGGCGTCCAGCGCCTCGCCGACGGCACGACGACGGGCCGCGTCGTCTACGACGCGGGCGTCGGCGCGTGACCGACCCCGAGGCCCCGTACGGCGACCCGCCCGGCCTCGACCTCACCGCGCTGCGCCGGTGGCTCGACGACGCCGCCCCCGGGCTGCTCGACGGGCCGCTGACCGCCCAGGTGGTCGCCGGCGGCAAGAGCAACCTCACCTACCGGGTGACCGACGGGACCACCCGCGTCGTCGTGCGCCGCCCGCCGCTCGGCCACGTCCTCGCCACCGCCCACGACATGGGCCGCGAGCACCGCGTGATGACGGCCCTCGCGCCGACGCCGGTGCCGGTCCCGCGCACCTACGCGCAGTGCACGGACGACAGCGTCGTCGGGGCGCCGTTCTACGTCATGGAGCACGTCGACGGGACGCCGTACCGCACCCGCGAGGAGCTGGAGGCGCTCGGCCCCGAGCGGACCCGGGCGATCAGCGAGCGGATGGTCGACACCCTCGCCGACCTGCACCTCGTCGACCCGGACGAGGTGGGCCTGCGCGACTTCGGCCGCCCCGAGGGCTTCCTCGCCCGCCAGGTCCGGCGGTGGGGCCAGCAGCTCGACGCGTCCCGCAGCCGCGAGCTCGCCGGCTCCGACGCCCTGCGCGCCCGGCTCGCCGCCGGGGTGCCGCGGGAGACCCCGCCGGCGATCGTCCACGGTGACTACCGCCTCGACAACATCCTCACCGACGACGCCGACCGGATGGCCGCCGTCGTGGACTGGGAGATGGCGACCCTCGGCGACCCGCTCACCGACGTCGCCCTGCTGCTCACCTACCAGCGGGTCGCTGCGCGCGGCGCCGGTGGCGTCTCGACCGTCTCGCTCGCCCCGGGCTACCTCACCGAGGACGAGCTCGCGCAGCGCTACGCCGCCCGCACCGGCCGCGACCTGGACCACCTCGGCTTCTACGAGGGCCTGGCCTGCTTCAAGCTCGCGGTCATCCTCGAGGGCATCCACTACCGCTTCGTCCAGGGCCAGACGGTCGGCGAGGGCTTCTCCCGCGTCGGCGAGATGACCGAGCCGCTCCTGGCCCTCGGCCACGAGGCGATGGACCGCCTCGACGCCGACCACTGACCACCGACCGCACGCCGCACGCCGCACGACGCCGTACGGCGTCCCGAAGGGAAGGTTCTCCGGAATGGACTTCACCCCCGACCCCCACGCGCAGGAGCTCGTCGCCTCGCTCGAGGAGATGATGCGCGAGCACGTCCTCCCGGCGCAGCAGCGGTTCGAGGAGGAGCTCGACGCCTCCGACGACCACTGGGCGTGGTCCCGGGTCCCCGTCCTGCAGGAGCTGCGCGACGAGGCCCGCCGCCGCGGGCTGTGGAACGCCTTCCTGCCCGGCGAGGAGGGCGCCGGCCTGACCAACCTGCAGTACGCCGCGCTGGCCGAGGTCACCGGGCGCGCCCTCGACCTGGCTCCCGCCGCGCTCAACTGCGCCGCCCCGGACACCGGCAACATGGAGGTGCTGGCCCAGTTCGGCACCCCCGAGCAGAAGGAGCAGTGGCTCGCGCCGTTGCTGCGCGGGGAGATCCGCAGCGCCTTCGCGATGACCGAGCCCGACGTCGCCAGCTCCGACGCGACGAACATCGCGACGAGCATCCGCCGGGACGGGGACGACTACGTCGTCAACGGGCGCAAGTGGTGGATCACCGGGGCGATGAACCCCGACGCGAAGGTCCTCATCGTCATGGGCAAGACCGACCCGTCCGCGGAGCGCCACCGCCAGCAGAGCATGATCCTCGTCCCGCGCGACGCGGAGGGGGTCGAGGTCGTGCGCGGCATGCACGTCCTCGGCTACGACGACCACGCGCACGGCGGGCACGCCGAGCTCGCCTTCCACGACGTCCGCGTGCCGGCCAGCAACCTCGTCGCCGGCGAGGGCGAGGGCTTCGCCATCGCCCAGGCCCGCCTCGGCCCCGGCCGGATCCACCACTGCATGCGCTCGATCGGGGTCGCCGAGATGGCCATCTCGCTCATGTGCGAGCGGGTCTCCAGCCGGGTCGCCTTCGGCCGACCGCTCTCCGAGCAGGGCGTCATCCGCGACTGGATCGCCGAGTCCCGCGTGCGCCTCGAGCAGCTGCGCCTGCTCGTCCTCAAGACCGCGTGGCTCATGGACACGGTCGGCAACAAGGGCGCCCACACCGAGATCCAGGCCATCAAGATCGCCACCCCGGCGACGGTCGAGTGGATCCTCGACAAGGCCATCCAGGCCCACGGCGGTGGCGGGCTCAGCCAGGACTTCCCGCTCGCCGCGGCCATCGCCGGCATCCGCACCCTGCGCTTCGCCGACGGCCCCGACGAGGTCCACAAGAACTCGCTGGCCAAGGCCGAGCTGAAGCGGCAGGCCGCCGCGCGCGGCTGACCCGCGAGCGCCGTACGGCGTCCTGCCCCCCAGGGCGGGACAATGCGTCGTGCTCTCCAGCCAGGCCGCCGTCGTGCTCAACCTCGTCGGCATCTTCGCCTTCTCCCTCTCCGGCGCCCTGCTCGCGCTGCGGCAGGGGTACGACGTCGTCGGCATGGCCGTCCTCGCCACGGTCACCGCCCTCGGCGGCGGGATGCTGCGCGACGTGCTGCTGGGGGTGCGGGTGGCCGCGCTCGACCACCCGTGGTGGCTGCTGCTGCCGCTCGGGGCGACCCTGGTGGCGTTCTTCTTCCACCCCGCCGTGACCCGGCTGCGCCGCGCCGTCGAGGTCGTCGACGCGGTCGGGCTCGGCCTGTTCTGCGTCACCGGCACCCTCAAGGCGCTCCAGCTCGGCGCCGGGCCGGTGCCGGCCGTGCTGCTCGGCAGCATCACCGGCGTGGCGGGCGGCCTGGTGCGCGACGTGCTGGCCCGCGAGACGCCGACGCTCTTCCGTCCCGACTCGCGCCTGTACGCCGTCCCCGCGGTCGTCGGCTGCGCGCTGCTCGTCCTCCTCGCCCAGGCCGGCGTGACGAGCGACGTGGTCGGCGTCGGCGCCGCCGCCCTCATCTGCGGGGTGCGCCTGCTCGCGCTGTGGCGCGGCTGGACGGCGCCGGTGCCGCGCGAGTCCCGGCTGCGGTAGCCCGGACGCGGAGACCGCCCGGCTGGAAGGATGGGCGGCATGCCGGACGAGGTGCGCGCCCACTCCCCGCAGGAACGGCGGATCGGCGAGCGCGACCTCACCGCGTGGCCGACCGCGGCCGGCCGCGGCCTCGCGCGCGGCGCGCTCTGGCTGGGCGGGTGGGCCGGCGAGCACGTCGTCCTGCTCGTCACCGCGCTCGTCGGGCTGCTCGTCGCCGTCGGGGCGACGGTCGGCGCGGGCGAGGTCTACGAGGGGGTCCTCGAGGGCGCCGACCTGTCGCGGTTGGACGTGCCCGTCCTCGACGCGATGGTCCGGCTGCGCTCCCCGGGCCTCGACCGGGCCGTCACGGGGCTGACCGACCTCGGTGGGACGGTGGGGATGCCGGTCATCGCCCTCGTCGCGGTCGCCGTCATGACCTGGCGCTGGCGCGCCTGGACCCCGCTCGTCCTCACGGCCGTCGCCGCGGCCGGGTCGGTGGCGATGACCGTCGCCGGCAAGGACCTCGTCGGCCGCGCGCGGCCGCCGCTCACCCTCGCGGTGCCGCCGTACGAGACGTCGCCGTCGTTCCCCAGCGGGCACAGCCTCAACGCGGTCGTCATCGTCGGCGTGCTGGTCTACCTCGTCCTGCCCCACCTGCACCACAAGCGGACCCGCACCCTGCTCGTCGTCGCCGGGACCGTCTTCGCGGCCGCCATCGGCCTGAGCCGGGTCTTCCTCGGCCACCACTGGCTCACCGACGTCGTCGCCGGCTGGCTCCTCGGGCTCGGCTGGCTCGCCGTCGTCGTCAC includes these proteins:
- the menD gene encoding 2-succinyl-5-enolpyruvyl-6-hydroxy-3-cyclohexene-1-carboxylic-acid synthase — encoded protein: MGAVTSADRAVTLLRALVDGGVRDVVLSPGSRSAPLALALHAADAAGDLRLHVRLDERSSGFLALGLSVGSRRPVAVVTTSGTAVGNLLPAVMEAHHSGRRLVVVSADRPAALRGTGANQTTEQEGLYGVFAPCADLAVDAGEQEVRAAALAATQRPGPSQLNLQLGEPLLPEPAGVWWPGGGAPDEEAPRRRRTDAAEPLPVGPRTVVVAGDDAGPGPRVLAQAMGWPLLAEPTSGSRAGANAIRTYRLLLGGPLGAEVERVLVTGHPTLSRPVTRLISRADLEVLAVPGAGGVVTDPARVARHLPGLPAVPEGVVPAPEDAAWLARWQAADAALSARLDALVDGLPGLDPLQVAREVGAATGPGCTLVVGSSNPVRDLDLVLAPYPPGEHRLVVGNRGLAGIDGTVSTALGVALGRPAAPDGRRPRSLALLGDVTFLHDANGLVLGPDEPRPDLTLVVVNDDGGSIFAGLEQGAPGYARAFERVFATPHHADLRALCAASGTPYGLVTDVAGLRAALADDRPGLRVVEARVGRADRRATAARIAALMED
- the murJ gene encoding murein biosynthesis integral membrane protein MurJ, producing MTSAPTDGARPVDPVDPPTGSTPVVEQDAEQQPQTSVARGSLAMASGTIVSRVLGVLRQSLIVSAVGVALAGEAFTAANTLPNVIYMIIAGGVLNSVLIPQLVKAAKNPDGGREFTDRILTVGGTAILVVTIVCTAGAALLMRVMTDFSGRTLELAVFFAFLTLPQIFFYGVYALLGQVLGARGRFLAFGWSPAIANVVAIAGLVSFLVLFPRQVAPDQWTPSMVWWLGGTATASIAVQGIVLLVPLWRSGFRFTPRWGLRGVGLDQASKIARWAFAALAVSQVGFVVASKIMTTASDQQTAANFIPGVTVYSNALLVFQMPHSFVALSFITAMYPRIAAAAHRGDHPALRRDYVAGLTVPTALTLPMSVVLLVFSVPICQLLFHAHVGASALVLATMALGVVPFGVDVLNQRYLYAHDDGRTAFAEQCVLTGSATLVNLAALLFVPVEYVVPVIGGGIVVSNVLSSLFGLWFIRRRIGRLGGMRVVRAWLRIGVASAVAGGVAWLVVLGCQRFLGDSRLDALVPLVAGGAVFAFFYFTVAALLGIKEVGEVVDPMVRTGARLGSSVLRRVRRTA
- a CDS encoding SDR family oxidoreductase, whose product is MRRFDGRTAIVTGASRGIGLAIAQRLVDEGAKVVVTARKQEALDEAVAALGGPEHALAVAGRADDADHQDETIAKAVETFGSADLLVNNTGINPAYGPLMQLDLDAARKIVEVNCIAALSWVQKLHAAWLGEHGGAVVNVASVAGLKPAPGIAFYGASKAMLVHLTEELAVELGPRTRVNAVAPAVVKTRFATALFEGREEEVSAAYPLKRLGEPEDIGSVVAFLLSDDASWITGQTVTIDGGVTLTGGV
- a CDS encoding SDR family NAD(P)-dependent oxidoreductase, with amino-acid sequence MTSGTTPLPRTAVVTGAAGGIGAAIAARLVAEGVRVLLADRDRAVEETARALGGNASSYVGDCATETGVELLLFEADEVLGEVDLFCANAGVEGGRGLESSEADWATALEVNVLAHVRAAQALVPRWVERGHGRFVVTASAAGLLTMLGSAPYSVTKHGAVAFAEWLRATYAHKGIVVQAICPQGVRTRMLDDSGPLRELLSRDRALEPSEVADRLWEALQDDRFLVLPHPEVADYYVARATDPDRWLAGMNRLQRKLEETR
- a CDS encoding NADPH:quinone oxidoreductase family protein, with translation MRAWQVDRLGEPEDVMQFVDVPAPTLADGQLRVRVRAAAANFPDVLMCRGLYQVKPDLPFTPGVELCGEVLEVGPGAQGRVGDRVIGGSVLPHGAFADEAVVDAAAVLPAPDGLDDAQAGSFFIGYQTGWFGLHRRAHLQPGETLLVHAAAGGVGSAAVQLGKAAGARVIGVVGGPAKAQVARDLGADVVVDRHGEDFVEVVKRETGGRGADVVYDPVGGETYDRSTKCIAFEGRILVIGFAGGTIQTPPLGHALVKNYSVVGLHWGLYAKVMPQLIGECHAALTRMVDEGRIDPLVSERLPLDAVGDGVQRLADGTTTGRVVYDAGVGA
- a CDS encoding phosphotransferase family protein; the encoded protein is MTDPEAPYGDPPGLDLTALRRWLDDAAPGLLDGPLTAQVVAGGKSNLTYRVTDGTTRVVVRRPPLGHVLATAHDMGREHRVMTALAPTPVPVPRTYAQCTDDSVVGAPFYVMEHVDGTPYRTREELEALGPERTRAISERMVDTLADLHLVDPDEVGLRDFGRPEGFLARQVRRWGQQLDASRSRELAGSDALRARLAAGVPRETPPAIVHGDYRLDNILTDDADRMAAVVDWEMATLGDPLTDVALLLTYQRVAARGAGGVSTVSLAPGYLTEDELAQRYAARTGRDLDHLGFYEGLACFKLAVILEGIHYRFVQGQTVGEGFSRVGEMTEPLLALGHEAMDRLDADH
- a CDS encoding acyl-CoA dehydrogenase family protein, with the protein product MDFTPDPHAQELVASLEEMMREHVLPAQQRFEEELDASDDHWAWSRVPVLQELRDEARRRGLWNAFLPGEEGAGLTNLQYAALAEVTGRALDLAPAALNCAAPDTGNMEVLAQFGTPEQKEQWLAPLLRGEIRSAFAMTEPDVASSDATNIATSIRRDGDDYVVNGRKWWITGAMNPDAKVLIVMGKTDPSAERHRQQSMILVPRDAEGVEVVRGMHVLGYDDHAHGGHAELAFHDVRVPASNLVAGEGEGFAIAQARLGPGRIHHCMRSIGVAEMAISLMCERVSSRVAFGRPLSEQGVIRDWIAESRVRLEQLRLLVLKTAWLMDTVGNKGAHTEIQAIKIATPATVEWILDKAIQAHGGGGLSQDFPLAAAIAGIRTLRFADGPDEVHKNSLAKAELKRQAAARG
- a CDS encoding trimeric intracellular cation channel family protein; its protein translation is MLSSQAAVVLNLVGIFAFSLSGALLALRQGYDVVGMAVLATVTALGGGMLRDVLLGVRVAALDHPWWLLLPLGATLVAFFFHPAVTRLRRAVEVVDAVGLGLFCVTGTLKALQLGAGPVPAVLLGSITGVAGGLVRDVLARETPTLFRPDSRLYAVPAVVGCALLVLLAQAGVTSDVVGVGAAALICGVRLLALWRGWTAPVPRESRLR
- a CDS encoding phosphatase PAP2 family protein, whose amino-acid sequence is MPDEVRAHSPQERRIGERDLTAWPTAAGRGLARGALWLGGWAGEHVVLLVTALVGLLVAVGATVGAGEVYEGVLEGADLSRLDVPVLDAMVRLRSPGLDRAVTGLTDLGGTVGMPVIALVAVAVMTWRWRAWTPLVLTAVAAAGSVAMTVAGKDLVGRARPPLTLAVPPYETSPSFPSGHSLNAVVIVGVLVYLVLPHLHHKRTRTLLVVAGTVFAAAIGLSRVFLGHHWLTDVVAGWLLGLGWLAVVVTAHRLQLTARRHRATAEASAHAA